A genomic segment from Syntrophorhabdales bacterium encodes:
- the queF gene encoding preQ(1) synthase has translation MARSRYGGLTQLGRKAKLPKGPAEAKLERVRNPHPDTTYLIRFAAPEFTSLCPVTGQPDSAHLVIDYVPAQWIVESKSLKLFLASFRNYGAFQEDCTIKVAKSLVELLKPDWLRIGGYWYPRGGMPIDVFWQTGEPPQGLWVPDQGVAPYRGR, from the coding sequence ATGGCACGATCTCGTTACGGTGGGTTGACACAACTGGGCAGGAAGGCGAAGCTCCCGAAAGGCCCGGCAGAAGCAAAACTGGAAAGGGTACGCAATCCTCACCCTGATACAACCTATCTGATCAGGTTTGCCGCCCCTGAATTCACGTCTCTCTGCCCGGTCACCGGTCAGCCCGATTCTGCGCACCTGGTGATCGATTATGTGCCTGCTCAATGGATCGTGGAAAGTAAGTCGCTGAAACTTTTTCTCGCGAGCTTCCGCAATTACGGGGCCTTTCAGGAGGACTGCACCATTAAGGTTGCAAAATCTCTGGTGGAGTTGCTGAAGCCTGACTGGCTCAGGATAGGCGGCTACTGGTACCCGCGTGGCGGTATGCCCATAGACGTCTTCTGGCAGACAGGGGAGCCGCCTCAAGGGCTCTGGGTTCCTGACCAGGGCGTTGCGCCTTACAGGGGCCGTTGA
- the pgi gene encoding glucose-6-phosphate isomerase translates to MLKNMDPTGTASWRKLHEHYDRVRNLHMKDLFAADPKRFEKFSLRFNDMLVDYSKNRITGETMELLFQLAREIDLGEAIEKMFAGDRINETENRAVLHTALRNRGGAPVLVDGSDVMPEVKMVLEKMKVFSERVRAGEWNGFTGKDMRDIVNIGIGGSDLGPVMVTECLRPYAADSLAVHFVSNVDGTQIVETLKKLNPETTLFMIASKTFTTQETMLNALTAREWFLSYAKKREHVARHFVAISTNTKEVGAFGIDKENMFVFWDWVGGRYSLWSAIGLSIACFIGYENFLELLQGAFEMDSHFRSAPVEKNIPVVLALIGIWYRNFFGSETEVILPYDQYMHRFPAYFQQGNMESNGKSVDRSGQHVTYQTGPIIWGEPGTNGQHAFYQLLHQGTPLVPADFLAPAISHNPIGEHHLVLLANFMAQTEALLRGKTREEVHAELKKEGRTEEEIRRLLPYRVFEGNKPTNSILFRQLTPRTLGSLIAMYEHKIFVQGVIWNIFSFDQWGVELGKQLARSIEPELRDSRPVSTHDGSTNGLINFFKELREEAGRS, encoded by the coding sequence ATGTTGAAGAATATGGATCCGACAGGAACCGCAAGCTGGAGAAAACTTCATGAGCACTACGACCGCGTGCGCAATCTCCACATGAAGGATCTCTTTGCCGCAGATCCGAAACGCTTCGAGAAGTTTTCGCTCAGGTTCAACGACATGCTTGTCGATTATTCCAAGAACAGGATAACCGGCGAGACAATGGAACTTCTCTTTCAGCTGGCTCGAGAAATCGATCTTGGCGAAGCCATCGAAAAGATGTTTGCCGGCGACAGAATAAATGAGACTGAAAATCGGGCTGTCCTGCACACTGCGCTCAGGAACAGAGGGGGTGCGCCGGTCCTGGTCGATGGATCGGATGTCATGCCGGAAGTGAAAATGGTTCTCGAAAAGATGAAGGTCTTTTCCGAGCGCGTCCGTGCCGGCGAGTGGAACGGCTTTACAGGCAAAGACATGAGAGACATTGTCAATATCGGCATCGGCGGATCAGACCTGGGTCCGGTTATGGTGACCGAGTGCCTGAGGCCGTATGCTGCCGATAGCCTGGCAGTGCACTTCGTGTCGAACGTGGATGGCACACAGATCGTTGAGACGCTGAAGAAACTGAATCCGGAAACAACGCTTTTCATGATCGCCTCAAAGACATTTACCACGCAGGAAACCATGCTCAACGCGTTGACAGCGAGGGAGTGGTTTCTCAGTTACGCCAAGAAGCGAGAGCATGTGGCCAGGCACTTCGTAGCGATATCAACGAACACAAAGGAAGTGGGAGCCTTCGGTATCGATAAAGAGAACATGTTTGTTTTCTGGGACTGGGTAGGAGGACGCTATTCCCTCTGGTCAGCTATCGGGCTGTCCATCGCCTGTTTTATCGGCTACGAGAATTTTCTTGAACTGCTCCAGGGTGCATTTGAAATGGATTCACATTTCCGATCTGCGCCTGTCGAGAAGAACATTCCTGTTGTTCTGGCGCTGATTGGTATCTGGTATCGCAATTTTTTCGGAAGTGAAACCGAGGTGATCCTTCCCTACGATCAGTACATGCACCGGTTCCCTGCCTACTTTCAGCAAGGGAACATGGAGAGCAACGGTAAATCGGTCGACAGGAGCGGTCAGCACGTGACGTATCAGACGGGGCCGATCATCTGGGGAGAACCGGGCACCAACGGACAGCACGCCTTCTATCAACTGCTTCATCAGGGTACGCCATTGGTACCGGCCGATTTTCTGGCTCCTGCCATCAGTCATAACCCGATAGGTGAACATCACCTTGTCCTGCTTGCAAACTTCATGGCTCAGACCGAAGCGTTGCTGCGAGGAAAAACCCGTGAAGAGGTTCACGCTGAACTTAAGAAGGAAGGGCGCACCGAGGAAGAAATAAGACGGTTGCTGCCTTACAGGGTTTTTGAAGGAAACAAACCTACGAATTCAATCCTTTTCAGACAACTGACGCCGCGCACATTGGGTAGCCTGATCGCCATGTATGAGCACAAGATTTTCGTACAGGGCGTCATCTGGAATATCTTCAGCTTTGACCAATGGGGCGTGGAACTCGGCAAGCAGCTCGCGCGCAGCATAGAACCTGAACTGCGGGATAGTCGTCCGGTCTCTACGCATGACGGCTCGACGAACGGACTCATCAATTTCTTTAAGGAGCTGAGAGAAGAGGCAGGGCGGTCATAG
- the malQ gene encoding 4-alpha-glucanotransferase yields the protein MKRRGSGILLHITSLPSPLGVGDLGPSAYRFVDFLVESGQSYWQVLPLVPTMPVHLNSPYAGTSAFAGNTLLISPELLVHEGLLEAADLQSAPHFPEDRVDYAAVHDYKGSLWQRAYERFKTATPDAAWTRFCTEEAWWLEGFALFTAIRNHFTGRAWSHWPEGLRDRQHDALRDIQHTLSGQIEMEKFLQYLFFKQWLELKKYCNEKGVQIIGDIPIYVNGDSADVWVYPHLFKLDEKKEPWVVAGVPPDYFSKTGQRWGNPIYDWQALKDSGYWWWGRRIAASLKTADFVRVDHFRGFVGYWEVPATEETAVNGRWAEAPAMDFFTQLSRKFPYLPIIAEDLGVITPDVREVMNHFEFPGMKILLFAFGQDMPHNPYIPHNLPKNCVAYTGTHDNNTTRGWFQGEASLDDKQRLFRYLGREISEEEASWELIQLLMRSAANTVILPLQDVLNLGAEARMNTPSTKKGNWLWRSASDHLTHDIATRLREMTHTYAR from the coding sequence ATGAAGAGAAGAGGAAGCGGTATTCTTCTGCATATCACATCGCTCCCCTCCCCTTTGGGCGTGGGAGATTTGGGTCCATCAGCTTACCGGTTTGTCGATTTTCTGGTTGAATCAGGACAAAGTTATTGGCAGGTTCTTCCTCTGGTGCCGACCATGCCCGTCCATTTGAATTCACCCTATGCCGGTACCTCTGCCTTTGCTGGCAACACGCTTCTCATCAGCCCCGAACTTCTGGTGCATGAAGGACTCCTGGAGGCGGCCGACCTTCAATCGGCTCCGCACTTTCCCGAGGATCGTGTAGACTACGCAGCTGTCCACGACTATAAAGGGAGCCTGTGGCAGCGCGCATACGAGCGGTTCAAGACGGCCACGCCCGATGCAGCGTGGACGCGGTTCTGTACCGAGGAAGCGTGGTGGCTGGAAGGGTTCGCTCTCTTCACGGCCATCCGAAACCATTTTACAGGGCGCGCCTGGAGCCACTGGCCAGAGGGGCTGCGCGACCGGCAACATGATGCTCTACGGGACATTCAGCACACGCTGTCCGGACAAATAGAAATGGAAAAGTTTCTGCAGTACCTTTTCTTCAAACAGTGGTTGGAGCTCAAAAAATATTGCAATGAAAAGGGTGTACAGATCATCGGCGATATTCCCATCTACGTAAACGGTGACAGTGCGGATGTGTGGGTCTATCCGCACTTGTTCAAGCTTGATGAGAAGAAAGAGCCCTGGGTCGTGGCAGGTGTGCCTCCCGATTATTTCAGCAAAACAGGGCAGCGCTGGGGCAACCCCATTTATGACTGGCAGGCGCTAAAAGACTCTGGTTATTGGTGGTGGGGACGACGTATTGCTGCGAGCCTGAAGACCGCTGACTTTGTGAGAGTCGACCACTTCAGAGGTTTCGTCGGTTACTGGGAAGTACCCGCTACTGAAGAGACAGCCGTCAACGGAAGATGGGCGGAAGCACCGGCCATGGATTTCTTTACGCAACTTTCCAGAAAGTTTCCTTACCTTCCCATCATCGCAGAAGACCTGGGTGTGATCACACCGGACGTGCGCGAAGTCATGAACCATTTCGAATTTCCAGGCATGAAGATTCTGCTTTTCGCCTTCGGCCAGGACATGCCGCACAATCCGTATATACCGCACAATTTACCGAAAAACTGTGTGGCTTACACGGGAACCCACGATAACAACACGACAAGAGGCTGGTTTCAAGGTGAAGCGTCACTCGACGACAAACAACGCCTTTTCCGTTACCTGGGGCGGGAGATTTCTGAAGAAGAAGCTTCCTGGGAACTCATACAACTGCTGATGAGATCTGCCGCCAACACAGTGATCCTGCCCCTGCAGGATGTGCTGAATCTCGGCGCAGAAGCACGCATGAACACGCCATCTACCAAGAAGGGGAACTGGCTCTGGCGCTCCGCATCCGATCATCTCACTCATGACATCGCGACCCGATTACGCGAGATGACTCATACCTACGCGCGGTAA